The Laspinema palackyanum D2c DNA window GTGGAGTTCGTTCGACATTTAACTGATTCAGTTAAACTTTCGGAGTCTCTTAGTCTAACTGACGTCCGGTGAGTTCGACAAAAATATCTTCTAAGTTAGAAGGACGAACCATTAATCCGGTTTTGTCTGGTTGTTGTTCCAGGTAGGCGTTGGCTTCGGCAATGTCTGAGAAAAATTTATATTCCCACCGATCGCCAATTTGTTTCATCACCAATCCTTCTCCATGTTTTTGTCTAAACTGTTGGAGTGTCCCGAGTTCAATTAATTTCCCCCCATCCATAATTCCAATGCGATCGCACAGGTATTCCACTTCATCCATGTAATGAGTGGTTAGCAACATCGTCATCCCCTGGCGGTTTAAATCTTTTATAATTTCCCACAACCTCCGCCTGGTTTGCGGATCCAGTCCGACGGTTGGCTCATCTAAAAATAAGATATCCGGTTGATGTAACAGTGCTCGGGCAATTTGTAACCGCCGTTTCATGCCGCCTGATAAAGTTTTTACCTGGCTGTCTTGCCGATCGCCGAGTTCCACATAACTCAGCCATTGCTTGATTCTCTCTTGCCGTTCCCGGTTCGGAATATGATGCAGTCGTCCGTGAAACTCCATATTTTCCCAGACGGTGAGGTCATTATCCACACTGACTTGTTGTAAGACGACGCCGATGC harbors:
- a CDS encoding ABC transporter ATP-binding protein; the encoded protein is MSAAVTVENVHKVYNKVPVVNDLSFTIAPGEMFGLLGPNGAGKSTTIRMLTTLTKPTSGSIKIAGYDVQGQPIQVKQCIGVVLQQVSVDNDLTVWENMEFHGRLHHIPNRERQERIKQWLSYVELGDRQDSQVKTLSGGMKRRLQIARALLHQPDILFLDEPTVGLDPQTRRRLWEIIKDLNRQGMTMLLTTHYMDEVEYLCDRIGIMDGGKLIELGTLQQFRQKHGEGLVMKQIGDRWEYKFFSDIAEANAYLEQQPDKTGLMVRPSNLEDIFVELTGRQLD